The region ACAATATCCTGTTTTCGGAGAATTACAGCCAAATAATACTTTCCCTTATGTAGAAGTATCGGATACTTATGACTTTAAAAAGAATGAAAACCAATTGAATCGTTTTGGCTATGGGCTACAGGGGCAAGTTCAATTAGGCTATTCCTTTAAAAAGTTTGATGTGTATGGAGCATATAATTATCAATATGGCTTGTCGGATATTAATCTGACCAATAAAGATAAGGCGATGAAAGAAGCATTATGCTCTTATATGATTTCTGTAGGTGTATTTTACAAATTTGATTAATCACTTAAATAACCATTTAAATTATGAAAAGAAATTTTATAAAAATACCAGTATTGGCTTTAGGGCTTATTTTATCGGTGGCAACACTTAATTCTTGTGTGAAGGATGATGAAATTTCAGTTACTGAACCGACAAGATATACGAGTGATGATGTGCAATCTTATGCGGATCTTTTTAAAGTATTCTGGACTACAATGGATCAAAGGTATAATTACTTCTATGAGCAAAAAGAAAGAGGCGGTATGGATTGGAATGCTGTATACCGTGAATATTATCCAAAGTTTGCCGCATTAAAAACATATAATAAAGGATCGGAGTTTAGTGATAATGACATCTTGGAAGATAGAAAGAAAGCTGTTCAGTACTTTACCGATATTATAGATCCTATTATAGACAGGCATTTTGGGCTTATTGTATATTTACCTCAATCAAAAGGAAGTAAAAATACGAAAGTGTTTTTTCGAGGAGGGATGAAAAGTAAGCCAGCTAATGTATATGGTTTTGCCCCTAAATACAATTATATGACAACAAGGTTGACTGATGTGGTTACGCAGAGTATCAGGGTATCAACAACTTCTATTTTTACATATCTTATGGGAAATTTACAATCGAATCCCGATATTTATTATATTAGTTATAATCAGTTTGCTTTATATGCAACTCAAATTAATCTGAAGGATAAATATCTGACCCCTAATCCTGTGGATAATTATGCACTGACAACGGCTGAAATAGACAAGGCTCCTGAATTAAGTGCTATAAAAGATATAAATGCCAGAAATAAAGCAAGAGATTTTACAGTAAATGTACTGAATCAATGGAATACTTTTTTTAATTCTGCTGATGTAAAATCTTTTAATGATCAGGTCACGGAATTCAAAAATACAGAGGTGGTTTCTGATGCTTTTGTAAATCTTTCTAAAACATTGTTAGCAAAGTCCCAAAGTTTGGTTGCTTATGGTAGTAAATCTACTTATTCTTCTGTATCGACTAGTGATACAGATAAATATATTACATGGTTTATGGATCGCATGAAAGGTCATGTTGAAAGTGGGTATAATTTTGAACAGTTTAAAACAGATGCAAAAAATATTGTACAACAAGGTCCTTTTTATCAAAAGTTTTTAAATCCTTTACATAAAGGAAGTATTAAAAAACTTATTATAGATGTAAGAGGAAATGGGGGGGGAGCAGTGATTGATTTCCGTTATTTTGTAGAACGTTTTGTGACTAAAAATATAGTTTGGGGGTATCAGAGAACCAAAGAAGGAAATGGGCAATTTAACTATACGCCATGGATTCCAGTGCAGGCTAAGCCACATCAATTTGGGATGCCAGCTAATATACCGATTGCAATCTTAACAGATAAAGGAAGTTACAGTATGTCTGAGATGTCTACTATGATGCTGAAAAGCCAGGGGTCTCAAGTAGTTTCAGTGGGAGACTTCAGTGCGGGAGCAACGGCTGGCTTAATTTCAAATTCTGATGAATTTAACGGAGGAAGTCAGGATGTAATAGCTAACGTAATGCAATTCTATATGCCGGTAATGGCAACAAAGGATATGAGTGGTCAAGTTATAGAAGGTATTGGGGTGAAGCCTGACATTCTTGTAGAGCCACCTACGGATGCTGAGGTAAAGGAAATGGAAAACTCTCCATCAACTTTTGTAGACAGAGTGCTTAATGAAGCTGTGAAATATTTGTCTTCAAAATAAGTATTGTTATTTTGATACAACAAGAGTAAGATTTCAATAATGGAAAATTAATCAGAATAGCAACCAGGTACAATAAAAGGAATTACTTATTATATTACCAATCATCATAGAACAGGTTGATTACACTTCAATTGGTTTATAATATACATTTAATTAACAATAGTAAAGTCCTTTATAAGAGCAGTTGATTGTGTACCTGTGTTGCCTTTTTATATTTTGTTTGTGCAATGGTTACTAAAAGCAGCCTCATCCCTTTTTATGTAAACTGTAAATTAGTTGTTAGCTGTTTTTCAGGCAAGTAGTTTAGCTTGCCTGTTTTCTATTTAGTATAAAATATCAGGAGATTATTTTTATTTTTTTAATATATAAAGTAAAAATTGCAATTTCATTTGTCCAATAGCCAGATATGTATATTTTCCTCTTTTGGAATGCCAAGTTTTTTCCTGATCCTGTACTTTCTGCTTTCTATTGCTCCTATTGAAGATTTTCTAATAGATGCCATTTTTTTTGTGTCACATCCCAGTTTGATCATAATGCAAAGTTCGAGATCAGATTGCGTCAGCTTAGAATTAATTTTCTGTAGCTTTTTGCTAAAATCCGGGAAAGCCTCATTGAATTTAAAATAAAAAGAAGTGTCCTCATTCTGTGCCAGACTTGTAAGGTATTCCAAATGAACATCAGGTTCATTTTGGGGTGGATTATTTAAAACTTCTGATTCACTGAATGTATATTTATTTCTTTTTCTCTGAACTTTATATTTTAAAAGAATATATAATAGAATTACTGCAATTAAAAACAAACCCATATAATAAAAAATACTGAAATGAAGATTTGTAGTTATGTTTTTGGGTGTGGAATTTTCTTCTTTTGCAAAAAAATCCAGTGTGTTTTTTTTGAGTAGATTCATACTATCACTCAACTTTTTACTTTTTTCCAAAAAATAAGATTCCCTTTTATGATCCTTTAGCGCATGATAACACTCTGCAACAAGAGGGAGTATACGTTCTTGTTCATATATAAGTTTATATTCTTTTGCTAATAGTAATGATTTTTCGTAGTAGGAAACGGCTTTATTATAATTTTTTTTCTTTTCTTCTATTTTACCCAATAAAAAATCCCTTGTTTGGGGCCAGTTAGATTTTTGAGTTTCATTTATATGATTACCTCTTTGTATGTATTTATTTGCTTCGTCATATTGTCCCCATTCTGTATAGGCTAATGCGAATTGTTCAAAACAGGCTGTTAAAATGGAATTTTTTAAGACAAAACCCGGGCTGATTTGTTGTGTCGTCTGAAAAGCTTTGTGAAGATAGAATGTCTTGTCCTTTTTATTCATGGAGATTTCTCTGTCTTCTTCATATAGTGTAATGAAACAGATATATACTAAAGCTTTAACATAGTTTTTTTCATCATTATTACCGGAATTGTCTTCTTGCAGAATATTTAGCGATTCTTTAAGGTTTTGCTCAGCTCTTCCAAAGTAGCCTAATCTTGACAAAGCTGCACTTTTTTCCAATAAAAAGTAAGCATGGTAGGTGTTGTATTTTTTATCATCTTTTACCAGAGCAATGCCTTCATTGGCTTTTGATAGTAATAGTTTTATGTTACCAGTTTGAAAATAAATAGAATTGATATAGACCAATGCCCTGGCTTGGGCATCTGTATAATTAATTTCTTTTGCTTTGTAATATATTTCAGTACAAATTTTTAATACCTCTTCTGTTTTATTATTGGTATTGGCATCTCCAAGCAAATTGACTGCATGAAATAAGCTGTCAACCTCCTTTTCTTTATCTGTTTTCTGTGCAGGGTATATAGAAGAAAGAAGTATGAATATCAAACAATATATTATTTTTTTTATCATTTGTTGTGGTAAGCATTTGTGGTAATATTAAGTGATATGTTTGTATTGTTAAATATTATGCAAAAATAAAATAAATATACTATATACTTTATTTTATTTGATTTACCATTATAAATGAATGTGTTATAGTTTTTAATAAAGATGAGATTTTAGTAAAGCTGTTCAGAATATAGAAAATCGAAAGGTCAGAAGAATTCTTCTGACCTTTCTTTCACCAAATAAATAAAACATTATATTATAAACTAACTGAAAAAAGTAGCTTATAGATATAGTATGTTGTTACCAGCCTTTTATAGCTCCGCCTTTAAATGCTTTTTCAGCGGCTTGTTCTACGGCTTTAGACTGATATGCTTTCACGAAATTTTTTACTTTTTCTGAATTTTTATTATCCTCTCTTGCAACAATTACATTCATATAGGCAGATTCTTTATCTTCTTTTAATAGCCCATTTTTTTCAGGATCCAATCCTGCCTGTGCTGCAAAATTATTATTGATTACGGCTATTGTCACATCTTTATCATCCAATACTCTTGGCAGCTGTGGTGCTTCTATCTCTACAATTTTTAACTGCTTTGGGTTTTCAGTAATATCGGTTACTTTTGGTAATAACCCAACATTATCCTTCAGTTTTAGTAATCCGTTTTTTTGTAGTAGTAATAACGAACGTCCACCATTAGTTGGATCATTAGGGATAACAATAGTACTGCCGTTTTGCAGCTCAGCGATGTTTTTTATTTTTTTAGAATACGCGACTATAGGAAATACAAAAGTTTTCCCAACAACAGCCAATTTATAACCTCGTTGTTTTGATTGCTCGGTTAGATAGGGAACGTGCTGAAACGCATTGGCGTCAAGATCACCATTGTTTAATGCCTCGTTCGGTAAGACATATTCCGTAAAAGCAACAAGTTCTACATCCAGATTGTATTTCTCTTTCGCTTCCTTCTTTGCAGCTTCGGCTAAATCTCTTTCAGGACCAGAGGCAATGCCCACTTTAATAGAATTAGGATTATCTTTTTTAGCGTTTGTGCAGGAATATAAAAATAATAAAGCTATAGTAATTAAACTTAGAAGTGTAAATCTTTTCATTTGCTTGATTTTATCTATGATTGAATTTTTTTGAAAGTTTGTCTCCTGTAAACTGAATAATGAATACCAGGGCTATGAGTAGTAATAATACAGTGTTCATAATAATAGCATTATAGCCTATATAACCATATTGATAGCCAACTTGTCCTAGTCCACCGGCACCTACAGCTCCACCCATTGCAGAGTAGCCTACTAATGTTATCAGTGTAATTGTAGCATTGTTAATTAACGAAGGTAATGCCTCTGGAAGTAAAACTTTGCTGATAATTTGCTGTGGACTTGCACCAAGAGCTCTTGCCGTTTCTATCAATCCATTTGGAACCTCCAAAAGGCTGTTCTCTACAAGTCTTGCAATAAACGGAGCGCAACCAATACTTAGTGGAACAAGTGCTGCCCAGATTCCAATGGAAGTTCCCACCAGTACTCTTGTAAAAGGAATCATCCAAACAATAAGTATGATAAAGGGAATAGACCGGAATACATTAACCAGAACAGAGAGAAAACGATTATAAAAATTGTTTTCAAGAAGCTGATCTTTTCGGGTAAGGAATAACACGATACCTAATGGTAATCCCAGCAAAAATCCAAAAAATCCTGAAACTATTGTCATGAAAATAGTTTCCCAAAGCCCTTTTAAGAGTAATGAGAGCGTAATCTGATCAAGCATATCCCTTTATGGTATTTTGAATATTATTTTGATTAAAATATTGGATGGCCTTTGTATTTTCTTCATGATTGCCTTGAAGATGTAACAGCATTTTACCGAAATTTGCTTTCCCCAAATATTCTACATCTGCAGTGATGAGTTTATAAGGGATTTTGTAATCACTATATACGACTGATAATAATTCTTCGAACGGGATATTACCGTTTAGCTCAATTTCTATTAGCGGAAACAATCCCGCTGAAGCTTCGTTTTGTAACTTTTTGCTTAATGATTGCGGTATATTCATTGCTTTAGTTGTTATAAATTGTTTAATGATAGGGTGTTCTTTATCTGATATAACTTCTTCCAGGGTACCTTTGGTAACTAATTTTCCTTTATCTATTACAGCAACATGATTGCATATTGATTTTATAACTTCCATTTCATGTGTAATTAATAAAATGGTAATTCCCAGACGCTTATTGATATCCTGTAATAGTTGCAGAATAGACTGCGTTGTGACAGGATCAAGAGAGCTTGTGGCTTCGTCACATAGCAAAATGTAAGGATCATTAGCAAGTGCTCTTGCAATGGCTACTCGCTGTTTTTGTCCGCCCGAAAGGCTTTTGGGATAATCATTTGCTTTATCTTCAAGACCTACTATTCTTAGAAGTTCAGTTACCTTCTTATTAATTTCTGTTTTGCTTACATGATCTAGCTCCAGAGCCAATGCAACATTTCCGAAAACAGTTCTGGAAGAAAGGAGATTGAAATGCTGAAATATCATTCCTATCTTTTTTCTTTGTTCAGCCAGTTGCTTTGGCGTTAATTTTATTAAGTCAGTTTCATTGACGATAATTTGTCCTTCATCTGGTTTTTCCAAAAGATTTATACAGCGTATCAGGGTACTTTTTCCGGCTCCTGAAAAACCAATGATACCGGTAATGTCACCTTTGTCTACTCTAAGACTTACATTATCCAGGGCCTTAAACTGCTTTTTTTTCTGTACAAATGTTTTAGATATATTTTTAATTGTGATCACTGATTTCAGTTTTAATTGCTTCTATTTAATAAAAAAATCCGCCGAAAATATCGGTGGATTCCTTATATATCTGTTTTTCTGACAACTTTAATCACCCGATACGATAGAGTATGGCATAGCCATCTGGTAACACATTACCATGGTTACATTTTTGTTTTTACAATTGCTCTTTCTGATGATAATTCTGTCCATTTTTATTTTATTATAGATTTGTTTTCAGAATAATTTCTGATGCAAATATAAATATCTTTTTTTAATATCCTAGTAATTTGATAGAATTTGTTATTTTAATTTTTATTCATATTTTTGAAACTAACAGAACAAAATTATTCAATGACATGCTTGAACAATTTTTAGAAGCTAATATAAATAAGTAATAGATGCCTTTTATTTTACATACTTAGTTAGAGTTTAAATTTTACAAACCAAGCGTTAAACTTTGTTAATCTGTTTTGGTTATTTATAAATCTAAATGTAAATTTGCAGCTTTAAAATGAGAAACTTTTTAGTGTTTTTACTGACAGGGCTTTTTTTACTCTTTATAGTAGAGAGTAAGCTTCATGTAAGAACATTTCAAAACTGCAAACTTGCACATTCTCATCGTCACCTTCCTAAAAAGGCTAATCATCTCAATCAGACTTACGAAAAGTTTTCAATCCAACAGTCATCAGATGATTCAGGAAATAATAGCCCTTTAGAACTTAGCGAAAACGATTTTCAGTTTTCTGCAGATTTCCAGACCATTATTATACAGGCCAGTGTTTTTAGTTTTGTATGCCTGTTGGGTTTACTGGGGCACGAACGGCGAAATCTCGCTGCATACAACTTTGTTGTAAATCTTTCTACAATTAAAAAATTCATTCTGATTCGTTCTATCAGAATTTAAACCTTCTTTTTCGATCGACTTTTGTTCTTTCCAAAAGAGCAGAAAGTATTTTATAATGTGTTTTGGTAATGAACACTTTATAATATTCTTTATTACCATTTTATTTCCGTTTAAAACATTAACGATTTATACAAGCTCTGAAAATTATGATGAAAAGAGTTACCTCAGGCATTGCACTAAGCATACTCCTGTTTGCCATTGGCTGTAATAAGAAAAAAGAAGAAAAAGAAGAAGCTGCTATTTACCCTGTCACTTCTCCGATAGTGAAGGATACAATAATTAACAAAGAATATGTTGCTCAGATTCAGTCAGTGAAAAATATTGAAGTGCGGGCTCAGGAAAAAGGATTTCTAGAGAAAATTTATGTAGATGAAGGACAATATGTGCATGCAGGACAAACTCTGTTCAGAATTATGCCTCAGCTTTATCATGCCGAACTACTAAAAGCAAAAGCAGAAGCACAACAAGCAACTATCGAACTACAGAATGCAAGCACGCTGGCTAATAACAATATCGTTTCCAAGAATGAAAGAGCAATGGCAAAAGCTAAATTGGACGCTGCCAATGCTGAAGTTAAGCTGGCTCAGATTCACTTATCATTTACAGATATTAAAGCACCATTTTCGGGGGTCATAAACAGGCTTCCGCTAAAATTAGGAAGTCTTATCAATGAAGGAGATCTGTTAACTTCTTTGTCCGATAATACCAGTATATACACCTACTTTAATGTATCTGAGCCTGAATACCTAAGCTACCAGACCCATGCAGGAGACAGAGGAAGTCAGCTGGTAAATCTGATCATGGCAAATGGTGAGGTTTTCCCTGAGAAAGGTGAAATCCAGACTATAGAAGGCGAATTCAATAACGAAACCGGAAATATTGCTTTCCGGGCAAAATTCCTTAATCCAAATAAACTTCTGAGAAATGGGGAAACAGGAAAAGTCCAGATGACAATGCCTGTTCATAATGCATTGATTATTCCTCAGAAATCTACTTATGAAATTCAGGATCAGAAATATGTTTTTGTGATCGATAAAAATGGGGTAGCTAAGTCAAGAAATATAAAAGTATTGTATGAACTCCCTGACCTGTACATTGTAGGATCAGGAATTTCTGCCGGAGATAAAATCCTGTTAGAAGGTGTTCAGAAAGTAAAAGACGATCAGAAACTGAAAGTGAAATTCCAGGATCCGTTGAAAGTAATTAAATCATTGAAATTAAAAGCAGAGTAAGGAGCTCTAAAATGAAGTAGTATGTTTAAGAAATTCATTCGCAGACCCGTTCTGTCTATTGTAATCTCATTGATTATTGTATTTTTAGGGATACTGTCACTTGTGAAACTTCCGGTGACACAGTTCCCGTCTATTTCTCCACCCAAAGTAAATATTACTGCGGAGTATCCCGGAGCGAATAACGAACTATTAATTAAATCTGTAATTATTCCGCTTGAAAGAGGACTAAATGGAGTTCCGGGGATGAAATATATGTCATCCAATGCTGGTAATGATGGAGAAGCTGCTATTCAAATCGTATTCGATTTGGGTACGGATCCCAATGTTGCAGCTGTAAATGTACAAAACCGTGTATCTTCTGTGGTAAACAAACTTCCACCGTTAGTAGTGCGTGAAGGGGTTAAAATTACCCGTGAGGAGCCTAATATGTTGATGTATATTAACCTGTATAGCGATGATCCGAAAGCAGATCAGAAATTCCTTTTCAACTATGCAGATATCAATGTAATGTCTGAACTAAGAAGGATTGGCGGAGTAGGATTTGCAGATATCTTAGGAACCCGTGAATATGCAATGCGTATTTGGCTGAAGCCTGACAGACTAACAGCTTATAATATTTCATCGGATGAAGTGATGGAGGCTTTAAATGAACAGAGTTTGGAAGCCTCTCCAGGTAAAACAGGAGAGAGTTCCGGAAAACGGGCACAATCATTTGAATATGTACTGAAATATCCAGGACGTTTTAACAATGAAAAGGATTACGGGAATATTATACTAAAAGCAAGACCGGATGGAGAATCTGTGAGATTGAAAGATGTTGCAGATATCGAGTTTGGAAGTTCCATGTACGATATTTATTCCACACTAAACGGTAAACCTTCTGCAGCAATCACTGTTAAGCAATCGTATGGTTCTAATGCAAGTGATGTTATTAAGAATGTAAAAGCTTTAATGGCAGATTTGGAGAAAAATACTTTCCCTAAAGGAATGCATTACGAAATCAGTTACGACGTTTCCAGATTTCTGGATGCTTCTATGGAAAAAGTAATACACACTTTATTCGAAGCCTTTATATTGGTAGCTATTGTTGTATTCCTTTTCCTTGGAGACTGGCGTTCGACATTGATTCCAGCACTAGCAGTTCCGGTTTCACTTATCGGAACATTTGCCGTAATGTCGGCCTTTGGTATTACGCTAAACATGATTTCACTTTTTGCTCTGGTAATGGCAATTGGAGTAGTCGTAGATGATGCTATTGTAGTTATAGAAGCTGTACATGCCAAGATGGAAGAAAAAAATCTTTCCCCATTAAAAGCAACAGAAGAAGCAATGCATGAAATAAGCGGCGCTATTATAGCCATTACGCTGGTTATGGCAGCTGTTTTTATTCCGATTGCATTTATGTCCGGACCTGTAGGTGTGTTTTATCGTCAGTTCTCTATTACAATGGCTTCCTCTATTATGCTTTCAGGGATTGTAGCATTAACACTTACTCCGGCGTTATGTGCTCTTATTCTGAAAAATAATCACGGAAAAGCAAAGAAGAAAACTCCTATTACAATCTTCCTGGATAAATTCAACAATATATTCACAAGAGGTGCAGGGAAATATGAAAAGACTCTTAATAAGACTGTTACTAAGAAAATGATTACACTGCCGCTTTTATTAGCATTCTGTGCATGTACTTATTTCTTAAGTAATTCACTTCCTTCAGGTTTTATTCCGAGTGAAGATCAGGGGATGATTTATGCTATTATACAGACACCACCGGGATCTACATTGGAGCGTACAAATCAAATTGCAAGAGAACTGTTAAAAGAATCGGAAGATATTGACGGTGTACAATCTGTTTCGTCATTAGCAGGTTATGAAGTTCTGACAGAAGGAACCGGATCTAATTCTGGTACCTGTTTGATTAACCTTAAAAGTTGGGATGAACGTACAGAATCGGCTGCTGAGATTATTGAAAAGCTTGAAGAAAAAGCCAGAAATATTCCGGGTGCCAATATTGAGTTTTTCCAGCCACCTTCCGTTCCTGGATATGGTGCTGCCGGAGGTTTCGAACTTCGCTT is a window of Elizabethkingia anophelis R26 DNA encoding:
- the metI gene encoding methionine ABC transporter permease MetI — encoded protein: MLDQITLSLLLKGLWETIFMTIVSGFFGFLLGLPLGIVLFLTRKDQLLENNFYNRFLSVLVNVFRSIPFIILIVWMIPFTRVLVGTSIGIWAALVPLSIGCAPFIARLVENSLLEVPNGLIETARALGASPQQIISKVLLPEALPSLINNATITLITLVGYSAMGGAVGAGGLGQVGYQYGYIGYNAIIMNTVLLLLIALVFIIQFTGDKLSKKFNHR
- a CDS encoding tetratricopeptide repeat protein, whose translation is MIFILLSSIYPAQKTDKEKEVDSLFHAVNLLGDANTNNKTEEVLKICTEIYYKAKEINYTDAQARALVYINSIYFQTGNIKLLLSKANEGIALVKDDKKYNTYHAYFLLEKSAALSRLGYFGRAEQNLKESLNILQEDNSGNNDEKNYVKALVYICFITLYEEDREISMNKKDKTFYLHKAFQTTQQISPGFVLKNSILTACFEQFALAYTEWGQYDEANKYIQRGNHINETQKSNWPQTRDFLLGKIEEKKKNYNKAVSYYEKSLLLAKEYKLIYEQERILPLVAECYHALKDHKRESYFLEKSKKLSDSMNLLKKNTLDFFAKEENSTPKNITTNLHFSIFYYMGLFLIAVILLYILLKYKVQRKRNKYTFSESEVLNNPPQNEPDVHLEYLTSLAQNEDTSFYFKFNEAFPDFSKKLQKINSKLTQSDLELCIMIKLGCDTKKMASIRKSSIGAIESRKYRIRKKLGIPKEENIHIWLLDK
- the metQ gene encoding methionine ABC transporter substrate-binding lipoprotein MetQ; this encodes MKRFTLLSLITIALLFLYSCTNAKKDNPNSIKVGIASGPERDLAEAAKKEAKEKYNLDVELVAFTEYVLPNEALNNGDLDANAFQHVPYLTEQSKQRGYKLAVVGKTFVFPIVAYSKKIKNIAELQNGSTIVIPNDPTNGGRSLLLLQKNGLLKLKDNVGLLPKVTDITENPKQLKIVEIEAPQLPRVLDDKDVTIAVINNNFAAQAGLDPEKNGLLKEDKESAYMNVIVAREDNKNSEKVKNFVKAYQSKAVEQAAEKAFKGGAIKGW
- a CDS encoding S41 family peptidase; translation: MKRNFIKIPVLALGLILSVATLNSCVKDDEISVTEPTRYTSDDVQSYADLFKVFWTTMDQRYNYFYEQKERGGMDWNAVYREYYPKFAALKTYNKGSEFSDNDILEDRKKAVQYFTDIIDPIIDRHFGLIVYLPQSKGSKNTKVFFRGGMKSKPANVYGFAPKYNYMTTRLTDVVTQSIRVSTTSIFTYLMGNLQSNPDIYYISYNQFALYATQINLKDKYLTPNPVDNYALTTAEIDKAPELSAIKDINARNKARDFTVNVLNQWNTFFNSADVKSFNDQVTEFKNTEVVSDAFVNLSKTLLAKSQSLVAYGSKSTYSSVSTSDTDKYITWFMDRMKGHVESGYNFEQFKTDAKNIVQQGPFYQKFLNPLHKGSIKKLIIDVRGNGGGAVIDFRYFVERFVTKNIVWGYQRTKEGNGQFNYTPWIPVQAKPHQFGMPANIPIAILTDKGSYSMSEMSTMMLKSQGSQVVSVGDFSAGATAGLISNSDEFNGGSQDVIANVMQFYMPVMATKDMSGQVIEGIGVKPDILVEPPTDAEVKEMENSPSTFVDRVLNEAVKYLSSK
- a CDS encoding efflux RND transporter periplasmic adaptor subunit, whose protein sequence is MKRVTSGIALSILLFAIGCNKKKEEKEEAAIYPVTSPIVKDTIINKEYVAQIQSVKNIEVRAQEKGFLEKIYVDEGQYVHAGQTLFRIMPQLYHAELLKAKAEAQQATIELQNASTLANNNIVSKNERAMAKAKLDAANAEVKLAQIHLSFTDIKAPFSGVINRLPLKLGSLINEGDLLTSLSDNTSIYTYFNVSEPEYLSYQTHAGDRGSQLVNLIMANGEVFPEKGEIQTIEGEFNNETGNIAFRAKFLNPNKLLRNGETGKVQMTMPVHNALIIPQKSTYEIQDQKYVFVIDKNGVAKSRNIKVLYELPDLYIVGSGISAGDKILLEGVQKVKDDQKLKVKFQDPLKVIKSLKLKAE
- a CDS encoding efflux RND transporter permease subunit produces the protein MFKKFIRRPVLSIVISLIIVFLGILSLVKLPVTQFPSISPPKVNITAEYPGANNELLIKSVIIPLERGLNGVPGMKYMSSNAGNDGEAAIQIVFDLGTDPNVAAVNVQNRVSSVVNKLPPLVVREGVKITREEPNMLMYINLYSDDPKADQKFLFNYADINVMSELRRIGGVGFADILGTREYAMRIWLKPDRLTAYNISSDEVMEALNEQSLEASPGKTGESSGKRAQSFEYVLKYPGRFNNEKDYGNIILKARPDGESVRLKDVADIEFGSSMYDIYSTLNGKPSAAITVKQSYGSNASDVIKNVKALMADLEKNTFPKGMHYEISYDVSRFLDASMEKVIHTLFEAFILVAIVVFLFLGDWRSTLIPALAVPVSLIGTFAVMSAFGITLNMISLFALVMAIGVVVDDAIVVIEAVHAKMEEKNLSPLKATEEAMHEISGAIIAITLVMAAVFIPIAFMSGPVGVFYRQFSITMASSIMLSGIVALTLTPALCALILKNNHGKAKKKTPITIFLDKFNNIFTRGAGKYEKTLNKTVTKKMITLPLLLAFCACTYFLSNSLPSGFIPSEDQGMIYAIIQTPPGSTLERTNQIARELLKESEDIDGVQSVSSLAGYEVLTEGTGSNSGTCLINLKSWDERTESAAEIIEKLEEKARNIPGANIEFFQPPSVPGYGAAGGFELRLLDKAGSGDYHKMEQVSNDFVKELKKRPELGSAFTFYSASFPQYMLRIDNDLAEQKGVTIEKAMDNLSTLVGSNYETSFIRFDRPYKVIVQAGPQYRALPSDLLKLYVKNDKDQMVPYSDFMKLEKVYGLSEMTRHNMYNSAQVSGTPAPGYSSGQAIKAIQEVADKTLPRGFGIDWAGISKDEVSRGNEAVFVFLVCLGFVYLILSAQYESFILPLPVILSLPVGIFGAFLCLKLMGLENNIYAQVAMVMLIGLLGKNAVLIVEFAVQKRAEEGIPVAQAAIQGAAIRFRPILMTSFAFIAGLIPLVIATGPGAVGNRTIGTAAAGGMLIGTIFGLMIIPGLYYIFGTIADKSKLAKYEEENPLTEQTEPYQHDGKFED
- a CDS encoding methionine ABC transporter ATP-binding protein, encoding MITIKNISKTFVQKKKQFKALDNVSLRVDKGDITGIIGFSGAGKSTLIRCINLLEKPDEGQIIVNETDLIKLTPKQLAEQRKKIGMIFQHFNLLSSRTVFGNVALALELDHVSKTEINKKVTELLRIVGLEDKANDYPKSLSGGQKQRVAIARALANDPYILLCDEATSSLDPVTTQSILQLLQDINKRLGITILLITHEMEVIKSICNHVAVIDKGKLVTKGTLEEVISDKEHPIIKQFITTKAMNIPQSLSKKLQNEASAGLFPLIEIELNGNIPFEELLSVVYSDYKIPYKLITADVEYLGKANFGKMLLHLQGNHEENTKAIQYFNQNNIQNTIKGYA